The sequence CAATCCCAGAATCTGCGTCACATTTTGTGCGTCCCAGCCTTCATTCAACATTCCGACCGAAACTACACATCGGATATCCTTGCCCGGTGGGTCACCTTGTCCTTCCCATTCAGTTTTGCCGATGGTATCCACAGTTTTTCGCAGCCGTTCAGCGGTCTCTTGCTTCGTCTCTCCGTCCACCGCACTTTCTGCTTCCGCAAGAAGTTTGGAGTCAATGCGGAAGGTGTATTCCCTATCATCCTCATTCTTCAATTCGGGCAGCACATTCCCGTGCGCAATGTGCTGGTGCACGAGCTTGGCAAGGTCAGTGTTATCACAGACGACGATGAGTACAGGAGGCACGGGCGATTTTGCCCTTTGAAACTCTGCGAAGGTCTTCTTCCACTCTGATGCCAGTGTGACCAATGCGCCTTCGGCTTCACGCAGCACGGATTCTGGCTTGGCACGGCGACGGGCAGTCTGCCGCTCGGAGGCGGGGAGTTGCCGATTAATGTGCTCCCACAACCGAAAGTATTTGGGAATGAGCGCGCCAGTATTATCATCCACTGGCACACGCGGGATTTTCACAATGCCCGATTCAATCGCATCTACCAGGCCAAAATCAGAAACGATCCATGGAAACGGCGCGCCCTCTTCGTAGCCGCTACCTTTGATGTAGAATGGTGTGGCAGAAAAATCGGCGCAGAAGTTAATGCCGCGCACGGCGTTGATTTTGTCCAGACCGCTGACCCAGACAGTCGCCTCCTCCCGTTCCGCGATCTCCTCCGCCGAGAGCCGGCTTCGGAGTTCTTCAGGCAAGGGCGCCGGGCGATAGGCGTGATGGGCCTCATCGTTGATGACCAGGATGTTCTGCTTGGCGCCTAACTCCCTCAGCACGCGTCGGCAAAACGCCGCGTCGCTTTCCACCCCGCGTTGCACAACGCTTTTTGAGCGGCTATCGTCCTTGGGTTGAAAGAGGTGCCAGTTCGTGATTTGAAACCTGCCCTGCTGCAGACGTTCCATCAACCCGCGCGGTATGAGGTCAAATTTCTCGTAATAGTTTCCCGGCTTCCAGGGCAAAAGCACTTGCAGCCGTTCCCGGATGGTCAAGTTCGGGCAGACCAGGAGAACGGCATCGGAGAAGCGGCGGTCTTGAGGGCGGGCGAGCTTATTGAGCACCTGCCAGGCAATGACCATGCCCATTACGACCGTTTTGCCGCTGCCGGTGGCCATTTTGGCTGCATAGCGGGTGAGAGCATTGTCCTTTGGGATGGCGATGCCCTGTTTTTCGGCCGGGGATGCTTCGATCAGCCAGATGAACGTTTCCGCAGCTTCACGCTGGCAGAAGAAGAGCTTGCGCTCCCGGTCGGGATTGTTCCAGTGATGGAGCAGCTGCCGCGTGATAGGCGTTACGCCCGGGTACCCTTGCGCGCGCCAGGCTCTGACCCGCTCGCGGATGGTATTGACCACCTCCAAGGGAACGAATTCTTCCTCAAGGATCGCCATCTGCGGCCCGCGCGTGCGCGCCTTCAGGTAATAACCCGCCGGCCGCCGGCCCTCCCGCAGGACGGGCTGCCTCTGTTCATATGCCCAGTAACGGGTGGGTTCTTCAAAGGGGGAGTTGATAATGGGATTATCAACCAGCACCGGGCGTGTCTCCCTTTAAACATTCTATTTCGCTGAGTTGCCGGATGTAATCCTGCGGAAGATTGTGCTCTTTGGCGCCCTTAATTAAACACTCGAGGTAATCGCAGCGTGGCCTAAGGCCCTCTTTAACCTTGCTGTCCGCAGCGATGTATGACATAGCCTTTATCACGTCATGTTCTGTTTCTACTTGCAATCTAACACACTTATAATGTTCTGGTACGCCTTCGTAGCGGTTCAATTTCCGAAGCTCCTGCTTGCTGAGTAAGTAGAGAACCCCGTATACGATGCCTCGCTCACTCGGTCGAATATTGGCGTACCCGCTTTCATCATTGGCAACCTTGTTGAAAACCAGTTCGTAGCCGCGTATCATACCAACTGCCCATTGCATACTGCTCCGACCAATTCGAGCCTCAAGGCGCTTGGAGTCCATGTTCGATCCATAAGCGAAATACCAAACGAGGAATTTCATGAGATTACCCTCTGGCTAAGGTCCATCAGCTTCACTACTTCCTTGCCCCATTAATTACTTGAATGCGCATACCCAAGTCTCATGGTGAACTTATCCTCTTCTCCCGGTCCTCGATTTCTTTCAATTGTTCTTTTGATACTGATGGCCCTGACAGCTTTTTTTCGATTCCTTCTAAAATATCTTGCAGCGTAATAGGCAACAAATGATCCTCTTTTATTTCTTCATCCGGATCCCTTCCTAAGCTTGGATTCCTTTGTATTTGTCGCATAAACACCTCATGAGCCACTCGATCAATCAGAAGTCGAATATCCGCTCCTGTCCACCCATCCAACTTGTCGGCTAATTCCTCAAGGGTCTTATGGTCTCGAAGTTCACGACTAATTGGTCTATTTGCCAAAGCTGAGCGTAGCAATTCCATACGTGCTTCTCGGTCAGGTAAAGGAACCTTTAAACACTGATCAAAACGCCCAGGGCGCAAGAAGGCTTCATCAATGTTTCCAGGCTTATTTGTAGCACCGATAATGAGGACCGGCGCATTTTGCTCAAAAACTTTGGTAAAAAGACGCAGAAAGGCGGGTATAATTCGTTGCATGACCGTAGACGTTTGCACGATTTCTCTAGCAGCAAGCAAGGCATCCGCTTCATCAATGAAGATGACAACGCGAGGTTTCTGAAGGGCTTCCTGAAATATCCGTTCCAGGTGCTGCTCGGGTTCACCGGGAAAACCTCGCACAATGGAAGGACTAATTTCGATGAACTCCGCATCTATTTCCTTGGCAGTTGCTTTGGCAATAAGGGTCTTACCCGTACCTGGAGGTCCATACAGAAGTAAACCTCCACCCACTCGCAATCCGTATTTTTCCGCAACCCTGGGGTTAAGGAACGGTTCGATCATCCGTTCTCGTATAAACCTCTTCACATCCTCTAGTCCTGCGACGGATTGAAAACCCTCTTTCGGTCTATAACTAACCAGCGCCTCCTGAGAAGGGAGCTCCTTGATGGGAAAATGCGCAAGAAGTTTACGAGTTATATCAGGGCCATAGGATGCAAAAGCTGGAATTTGCCACCCAGCCCTTGTTCGGGTCATTGTGAGACCGGTTGGTTTGAAGATCTTCGTTCTGGCGTCGCTAACGGCTTTGATCTCGCCTGCAGGTTTTACTCGTATTTGGTAAGGAAATGCCCCACCCCATGCCTCGGGTTCCAAGTTCCAACCAGGGTCTGACACGGCAACGAAAATGCCGAACAGCACGTCTGCCTGACAGTTGTAAAGGAAGCAGATATCTCCTTCCCTTACTCCTTTCCGATAATAATCAATTTTATCACCAAAAAGATTACGTTCGAGGCACTCATCTTGAGTTTTATTGGAACAGATCCAGATCGAACAATTTATTTCGTTGCTCATGTTCTCCTCCTTTTGATGTCTTATCATTTTTCCTTTCGTCAGCCAGAAGGGGAGGGAGGTGGTGCCGAGCACCCTCCGCCCATTGAGGCAGTCCGAATAGCTTCAGTACCGTTTGTTCTGTCGGACCAAGAAAGGGCATGTTGTTACGGTCGTGCCCTGAGAGACGGACCGATTTCAAAGCCTGTCTATTGTCTCTAACGGCATCACCCTCACCGCCTCGTTCCCTCGGGAATCCATCACCTTGATGCCGGTGCACCTGTGCTCGCCGGATTTGAAGCGGAACGAGACAGTGCCGTGCGTGCGCTCAAATGCTTCAGGTTCAATTGTAGCACGAAAGGCATTCTGAAGTTTTCCCATGCATTCGAGTCGCCGGGGAAGAAGGCCCGCTGGATCTGCAAGGACGAGTAACCATCTCAGCTCAGTTTTTCTTCCTCCCACTCAAAGGAAATGCCGTAGTCTCGAAGTAGCTTCTCAATCTCCGCTTTCTTTTTCGCCAGCTCTCCGGTAGGCTCGCGTAGCTCGACGTTAACCTGTGCGCTTGCGTTCCTCAGCAGATCAACGACCTTTTGGACGGGGTAAAAATGGCTGGTACTTGTCTGTAGACGAAGGCCTGATACTACTGGTCGCTGTCCCTCACCCGCAGGTTCGACCTTCTCCAGTCCTATATGTTCCTTCGATACGATCGTGACACGGTCCTCTAGAAGCACCCCCGCAGGGACCAATTCACCGAAGTAAACCCGCCCACCCACTTTTACCCCGAACCTCGCCTGTTTGACGCCTTCCTCAACGGCACGGGAGATGGCTTGCTTCGGCTCGGTGAGCAAGGGAGCCCCCGGTGTGCCTACAAAGGCACTTGCCACCTGGTCCAATGAAATTTCCCTGTCCTTCGCAAGTATTTTTTCCGACAAATACTCCGGACTCACTTCCTTCAGGAGGAGTCCCTCCTTTTCCAAACGGGCATATACGGCTTCTGCCAGGGTCTTCGCCTTAACCCCTTCAGGGATAGGTCCGGCAGGCAATTCGGAGATGCCTTCGGGGCTGGGGCGATAGATGCGACTGTATGCAGTCAGCAAAAGCCCCTGAAGCCCGGTCGAAGCGTCCTTGCATTGGGCATCCATCTGCTGGCGGTCTTCCTCGTCCATCTGCCTGAAAGACCCGGAATTTCGGATGGCTTCCAATGCCAGCACACGACGCATTCTGGCCCTAAGTTGTGAGAGATTGCCCGCCTCGGGCACGAGAAAGACCAGCATGTTCTTGTGACTGCGGTAGGCTTCACCCGCCTGTTGGGTCACCTCTTTCATCCAGGCTTCCGCCCGGGATCGCTCATGCAGCTCCAGGGGCAAAACGACAAGCGTTGGCTCTGCGCGGTCCGGCACGCCACGATGATCGAGAGGGGCGACGATGACGGTCAAGGGTGTCTTCCCTTTCCCGGCGATCTTCTCTAACTCGTTCTTGAGTCCTTCTTGCACCTGCTCTTCGGTGATATCGGACTCATAATCAAGAATAATCTTGTTGAGGTTGGGCTTCGCCTGGAAGCGATAGCGTTTGTCGCGATAGACCAGATACCAGAGGCGTTCGCGCAGGTGGCTCAACACCTCTGAGATCTGCGCCGGATTGATGTCCGGACGTAATAAAGCTGTTCGGATTTCCTCCTCGGTCGCCCCCATATCCCGAGTTGCTGCGGAGATGCTGAAAAGAAAAGCACAGGAAGCCGCCCCTTGAGCCAGTTTTTCCCGCCGATACTCCTGACCCAGGTCTCTATCAATCTCATCCGCCCGCTGAAGCACATCTCCGGTCACAACTGCATCAAAGCCGCTATCCAGGAGTTTGACAACCTCCGCCCGTATGTGCCGGTCCGCAAGGTCTGTATGATGCGGCTGTATGAGAAACGCCGAGCCAGGCCGTTGATTCCAGAGCCTTCTAATCACCATCGCCAGCAATCGCAAAGCGCCTCGGGTCCGCTGAAACTGCGGATGCGGACCCCAGCGTTCGTAAAGCAAACCGATCAATTCAGGATGGAAGGGATAAGCCTTAAGCATCCGCCCCCTGTAATCGGATGTGCGCACACGGTCGGGAAAGAAGCGGGCATATTCGTTGTAGTAATCTGCCATAGCGTTGACGACGCGCTTGATCTCGCGTTCTTCGCCCAACCATTTGAAGAGCCGCCGTTGCAGGACTCCAAAGATTTCATCTTGAGCGACGGGAGTTTCGACCAGCTCGACCCGCCCCAAGACCTTCTTCGCATACTGGAAGAGACGCTCGGCCGCCTCTTGATTCTCTTCGGGAATCTCCAGAGATGACGCCGGCAAAGAAACCACCAGCACGGCTTGAGGAGAGGCGCTCACCGCCGCCGTCAGCTCCTGCAGAAAGACGCCGGTCTGCTCCATCAAGTTACTGTCGCCAACCTTCACCGCCTTTGCTTTCACCAGGTAGTCCAGGAGTTCGTCCATAAGAATGAGCGCCGGCTGGGATTCGTTAAGCAGCGCGGAGAGTTTCCCTGCCCCCGGCGCTGTGCGCGCTTCATC comes from Blastocatellia bacterium and encodes:
- a CDS encoding DEAD/DEAH box helicase family protein → MLVDNPIINSPFEEPTRYWAYEQRQPVLREGRRPAGYYLKARTRGPQMAILEEEFVPLEVVNTIRERVRAWRAQGYPGVTPITRQLLHHWNNPDRERKLFFCQREAAETFIWLIEASPAEKQGIAIPKDNALTRYAAKMATGSGKTVVMGMVIAWQVLNKLARPQDRRFSDAVLLVCPNLTIRERLQVLLPWKPGNYYEKFDLIPRGLMERLQQGRFQITNWHLFQPKDDSRSKSVVQRGVESDAAFCRRVLRELGAKQNILVINDEAHHAYRPAPLPEELRSRLSAEEIAEREEATVWVSGLDKINAVRGINFCADFSATPFYIKGSGYEEGAPFPWIVSDFGLVDAIESGIVKIPRVPVDDNTGALIPKYFRLWEHINRQLPASERQTARRRAKPESVLREAEGALVTLASEWKKTFAEFQRAKSPVPPVLIVVCDNTDLAKLVHQHIAHGNVLPELKNEDDREYTFRIDSKLLAEAESAVDGETKQETAERLRKTVDTIGKTEWEGQGDPPGKDIRCVVSVGMLNEGWDAQNVTQILGLRAFTSQLLCEQVVGRGLRRMNYDDFTEPEYVDIYGVPFEVIPVKKKPLGRTEVQKVSTLVRALPERKHLEITFPRVEGYVFDVRQKIRVNLKDVPYLKIDPAHEPTEVVVKPAAGFRIGRPDRLGPGPEVSHDRNPFHREKRLQATVYEIAAELTHRLKDKRDHWIARHILFPQVLNIVWQYLEERVILADPDVPLEEIALLKYKQRIIERLTEAIEPDTEAGEPPLLPVIERFRPIGSTSEALFRTVRPTVGTSKSHISHVVLDAPKWEHSVAYQLERIPEVIAYARNDHLDFTIPYEWLGARHEYRPDYLIRWRLPDGSEVKVILEVKGLRPSRIGRRRRRRGGGCGP
- a CDS encoding gamma-glutamylcyclotransferase family protein → MKFLVWYFAYGSNMDSKRLEARIGRSSMQWAVGMIRGYELVFNKVANDESGYANIRPSERGIVYGVLYLLSKQELRKLNRYEGVPEHYKCVRLQVETEHDVIKAMSYIAADSKVKEGLRPRCDYLECLIKGAKEHNLPQDYIRQLSEIECLKGDTPGAG
- a CDS encoding AAA family ATPase, yielding MSNEINCSIWICSNKTQDECLERNLFGDKIDYYRKGVREGDICFLYNCQADVLFGIFVAVSDPGWNLEPEAWGGAFPYQIRVKPAGEIKAVSDARTKIFKPTGLTMTRTRAGWQIPAFASYGPDITRKLLAHFPIKELPSQEALVSYRPKEGFQSVAGLEDVKRFIRERMIEPFLNPRVAEKYGLRVGGGLLLYGPPGTGKTLIAKATAKEIDAEFIEISPSIVRGFPGEPEQHLERIFQEALQKPRVVIFIDEADALLAAREIVQTSTVMQRIIPAFLRLFTKVFEQNAPVLIIGATNKPGNIDEAFLRPGRFDQCLKVPLPDREARMELLRSALANRPISRELRDHKTLEELADKLDGWTGADIRLLIDRVAHEVFMRQIQRNPSLGRDPDEEIKEDHLLPITLQDILEGIEKKLSGPSVSKEQLKEIEDREKRISSP
- a CDS encoding DUF499 domain-containing protein, producing the protein MASKNIKRVWEICEPHGDVFAKDLDPSLFAVSLHHVEQGTADRDYTDPERFFVKTFMTRSLANLMERVLGRLCAAGGVGAPILRLETPFGGGKTHTMAALYHLCKHPDASGEAEAVRPILERLNLRTIPPGIRVAVLDCRELDARNGREVEGRKILTLWGELAFRLGGKAFYERMRDSDEARTAPGAGKLSALLNESQPALILMDELLDYLVKAKAVKVGDSNLMEQTGVFLQELTAAVSASPQAVLVVSLPASSLEIPEENQEAAERLFQYAKKVLGRVELVETPVAQDEIFGVLQRRLFKWLGEEREIKRVVNAMADYYNEYARFFPDRVRTSDYRGRMLKAYPFHPELIGLLYERWGPHPQFQRTRGALRLLAMVIRRLWNQRPGSAFLIQPHHTDLADRHIRAEVVKLLDSGFDAVVTGDVLQRADEIDRDLGQEYRREKLAQGAASCAFLFSISAATRDMGATEEEIRTALLRPDINPAQISEVLSHLRERLWYLVYRDKRYRFQAKPNLNKIILDYESDITEEQVQEGLKNELEKIAGKGKTPLTVIVAPLDHRGVPDRAEPTLVVLPLELHERSRAEAWMKEVTQQAGEAYRSHKNMLVFLVPEAGNLSQLRARMRRVLALEAIRNSGSFRQMDEEDRQQMDAQCKDASTGLQGLLLTAYSRIYRPSPEGISELPAGPIPEGVKAKTLAEAVYARLEKEGLLLKEVSPEYLSEKILAKDREISLDQVASAFVGTPGAPLLTEPKQAISRAVEEGVKQARFGVKVGGRVYFGELVPAGVLLEDRVTIVSKEHIGLEKVEPAGEGQRPVVSGLRLQTSTSHFYPVQKVVDLLRNASAQVNVELREPTGELAKKKAEIEKLLRDYGISFEWEEEKLS